In a genomic window of Chroicocephalus ridibundus chromosome 18, bChrRid1.1, whole genome shotgun sequence:
- the LOC134525053 gene encoding uncharacterized protein LOC134525053 produces the protein MHAYKPLPQGAPGGIIGIVGGVIAAALIIGVAVTVIIVYRRQQKNRTETDNDLIDLPPSHKPDPPPKRKQEMKSHLTAEDIQVVHLDNMKHEEEIQKFPLQTPYYDMAATEPSPYTDKLNEDQGLRRRNEREWTNFGKCHSEISNASDYLTRCYSHEDRYLEKIPHVYTPLSDLPQDLYPHHSDIFCCPPPGSRAPYICPKEQYV, from the exons ATGCACGCAT ATAAACCGCTACCTCAGGGTGCCCCAGGAGGCATTATTGGGATCGTGGGAGGAGTCATCGCAGCAGCTCTTATCATCGGTGTGGCTGTCACTGTAATTATTGTCTACAGGCGGCAACAAAAGAACCGCACTGAAACGGACAATGACCT AATTGACTTGCCTCCATCCCACAAACCTGACCCTCCACCAAAGAGGAAACAGGAGATGAAAAGCCACCTGACTGCAGAAGACATCCAG GTTGTTCACTTAGACAACAtgaaacatgaggaggaaatcCAGAAATTCCCTTTGCAGACTCCATACTATGACATGGCAGCCACTGAGCCCTCTCCCTACACTGACAAACTG AATGAGGATCAAGGTCTTCGTAGACGTAACGAGCGAGAGTGGACA AACTTTGGAAAGTGTCACTCAGAGATATCGAATGCGAGTGATTACCTGACCCGCTGTTACTCACATGAAGATCGATATCTGGAGAAGATCCCTCATGTCTATACCCCATTGTCAGATCTCCCACAAGATCTTTATCCTCATCATTCTGACATCTTCTGCTGCCCGCCTCCCGGTTCCCGGGCTCCTTACATCTGTCCTAAGGAACAGTATGTTTAA